A single region of the Prevotella sp. HUN102 genome encodes:
- a CDS encoding DUF177 domain-containing protein gives MDLETLKIDLKGLEEGLTSFEFNLDNAYFKEVNAPEVSEGNVHVSLDIVRTGNDFFTLTFREKGTVVVPCDLCLDAMEQEIETEQRLDAKFGIEYSDGDDECVTVAENEGILDVTWLIYEFIVLAIPIKHVHAPGKCNSAMIRALEEHSAARSGEGEEAAMDPRWEALLKLKE, from the coding sequence ATGGACTTGGAAACCCTTAAAATCGATTTGAAGGGGTTGGAAGAAGGCTTGACGAGCTTTGAGTTCAACCTTGATAATGCTTACTTTAAGGAAGTTAATGCTCCCGAGGTGAGTGAGGGAAACGTGCACGTATCGCTCGATATTGTTCGCACGGGAAATGACTTCTTCACGCTCACTTTCAGAGAAAAAGGGACGGTTGTTGTGCCGTGCGACCTTTGTCTCGATGCGATGGAGCAGGAGATTGAGACCGAACAGCGTCTCGATGCTAAGTTTGGAATTGAATACTCAGACGGAGACGATGAATGCGTAACGGTGGCCGAGAACGAAGGAATACTCGATGTTACGTGGCTCATCTATGAATTTATAGTGCTCGCAATCCCTATCAAGCATGTGCATGCACCTGGAAAATGCAACTCTGCTATGATACGAGCTCTCGAAGAGCACTCTGCCGCCCGAAGCGGTGAGGGAGAAGAGGCTGCTATGGATCCGCGCTGGGAAGCTCTATTAAAATTAAAAGAATAA
- a CDS encoding PAS domain-containing sensor histidine kinase has translation MQWTDKIRQVKILLVVAAIIIAVASLVVSSILTKDLAREERTRMEVWAEAMKSLSQADEHTDLSLVLKVLNENNTIPVIVLDNGMEVTDFRNVKIGAETYEDSLKYISQMAKQLQSSGRSIRITLASGSRDYIEVCYDDSLMLKRLALYPYVQLGVVMLFVVVAIFALLTSKRAEQNKVWVGLSKETAHQLGTPISSLMAWTTILKETYPDDDLLPEMDKDVRRLQLIADRFSKIGSLPEPVPSSLNEVLDHVIDYMDRRTSKKILMKKEFPENDIIVKMNASLFEWVIENLCKNAVDAMGGEAGEIRLRVEETETKAIVEVSDTGKGIRKKDIGNVFRPGFTTKSRGWGLGLSLAKRIVEEYHDGRIFVKSTEVGKGTTFRIELKK, from the coding sequence ATGCAGTGGACGGATAAAATACGGCAGGTAAAGATTCTCTTGGTCGTGGCGGCAATAATTATTGCCGTGGCGTCGTTGGTCGTATCCAGTATTCTTACCAAGGATCTGGCACGGGAGGAGAGGACGAGAATGGAGGTTTGGGCAGAGGCTATGAAGTCGTTGAGCCAAGCCGATGAGCATACCGATTTGTCTTTGGTGCTGAAGGTGTTGAACGAAAACAATACGATTCCGGTTATCGTTTTGGACAACGGAATGGAGGTAACGGATTTCCGAAATGTAAAAATCGGTGCAGAAACCTATGAAGACAGCCTGAAATATATATCGCAGATGGCAAAGCAGCTTCAGTCTTCGGGGCGCAGCATACGGATTACGCTCGCTTCGGGCAGCAGAGACTATATTGAGGTGTGCTATGACGATTCGCTGATGCTGAAGCGTCTGGCACTCTATCCTTACGTGCAGTTGGGCGTCGTGATGCTGTTTGTGGTTGTAGCCATCTTTGCGCTGCTCACATCCAAGCGGGCGGAGCAAAACAAAGTATGGGTGGGCTTGAGCAAGGAGACGGCGCATCAATTAGGAACTCCGATATCGTCGCTGATGGCGTGGACGACGATTCTGAAGGAAACCTATCCCGATGACGACCTTCTGCCCGAGATGGACAAGGACGTAAGGCGACTGCAGCTCATAGCCGACCGATTCTCGAAGATTGGTTCGCTTCCCGAGCCGGTTCCCTCAAGTCTGAATGAGGTGCTCGACCACGTTATAGACTATATGGACCGCAGAACTTCAAAGAAGATTCTGATGAAGAAGGAGTTTCCCGAGAATGACATCATCGTGAAGATGAACGCCTCGCTGTTTGAGTGGGTAATAGAAAATCTGTGCAAGAATGCCGTTGATGCTATGGGAGGCGAGGCAGGCGAGATTCGTTTACGGGTGGAGGAAACAGAAACGAAGGCTATCGTGGAGGTAAGCGACACGGGCAAGGGCATCAGAAAGAAAGATATCGGAAATGTGTTCCGTCCCGGATTCACCACGAAAAGCCGTGGTTGGGGACTGGGATTGAGTCTGGCAAAGCGCATTGTGGAGGAATATCACGACGGGAGAATATTCGTAAAGAGCACGGAGGTGGGAAAAGGCACCACGTTCAGAATAGAACTGAAGAAATAG
- a CDS encoding FMN-binding protein, with amino-acid sequence MIKKQLAVCAAVALLATGLAFASVEQDKVMYKQADGTYVVNTTSLASNVRGFKGTTPLEVYIKNNKVVKVVALKNRETPKYFSMITSKMLPKYAGLKVGKTASVDGVTGATFSSKAVKTNVEAAVNYYKKHK; translated from the coding sequence ATGATAAAGAAACAGTTAGCTGTATGTGCAGCAGTTGCCTTGTTGGCAACAGGACTTGCTTTCGCTTCCGTGGAGCAAGACAAGGTGATGTATAAGCAGGCAGACGGTACCTATGTTGTAAACACTACCAGCTTGGCTTCCAACGTTCGTGGGTTCAAGGGCACTACTCCTTTGGAAGTCTACATCAAGAACAATAAAGTGGTAAAGGTGGTTGCGCTGAAGAATAGGGAAACACCCAAATACTTCTCTATGATAACCTCAAAGATGCTTCCTAAGTATGCAGGTCTGAAGGTTGGAAAGACTGCATCCGTAGACGGAGTTACTGGTGCCACTTTCTCGTCAAAGGCAGTAAAGACCAACGTAGAGGCAGCAGTCAACTACTACAAGAAGCATAAGTAG
- a CDS encoding GntR family transcriptional regulator, producing MNFNNNKAIYEQMADRLCDEIIAGTYKADDRIPSVREYAVMLEVNTNTAVKAYELLAREEIIYNKRGLGYFVSPDAKKNILSQRKKEFMHDMLPELFRQMRLLDIEIEEVVKEYERGKETE from the coding sequence ATGAATTTCAACAACAACAAGGCAATATACGAACAGATGGCCGACCGCCTCTGCGACGAGATTATTGCGGGAACATATAAGGCCGACGACCGGATACCCTCGGTGCGCGAATACGCCGTGATGCTGGAGGTAAACACGAACACGGCAGTGAAAGCCTACGAGCTTCTGGCGCGCGAGGAAATCATCTACAACAAGCGGGGACTGGGCTATTTCGTTTCTCCCGATGCCAAAAAGAACATCCTTTCGCAGCGGAAGAAGGAGTTTATGCACGATATGCTTCCCGAGCTGTTCCGACAGATGCGTCTGCTGGATATAGAGATAGAGGAAGTAGTGAAGGAATACGAGCGGGGGAAGGAGACGGAGTGA
- the rpmF gene encoding 50S ribosomal protein L32: MAHPKRRQSKTRTLKRRTHDKAVAPTLALCPNCGSYYVYHTVCPTCGQYRGKVAIVKETVE, translated from the coding sequence ATGGCACATCCTAAAAGAAGACAGTCAAAGACTCGTACACTCAAGAGAAGAACTCACGATAAGGCAGTAGCTCCTACATTGGCACTTTGCCCTAACTGTGGATCTTACTACGTTTATCACACTGTTTGCCCAACTTGCGGACAGTATCGTGGTAAGGTTGCTATCGTTAAGGAGACCGTAGAATAA
- a CDS encoding GIN domain-containing protein — protein sequence MKHILSMAFKVCLSVLISGLVFTSCLRKRADYGKTMTKEVKVSSFENIDVQGNVSIIIHQSDTFAVKITGLEKLLSRVKVAVKDNTLYVSEDEYRGLEDVKLIFTNDGVGTKIDVYMPSISGLKQYGNSDIEMSNMQSDSLMMSIMGNADIDVENLKAKYLGFAITGNASSDFEGLTVEKGVFDITGNADLDANFKDAGEVEVSLKGNSSVELTGTTRLAPRTSNNGNSSIEDNTVRTK from the coding sequence ATGAAACATATTTTATCTATGGCATTCAAGGTATGCCTGTCGGTTCTCATTAGTGGATTGGTATTCACGTCTTGCCTCAGAAAGAGGGCAGATTACGGAAAGACGATGACCAAGGAAGTGAAAGTATCGTCGTTTGAAAACATTGACGTGCAGGGCAATGTCAGCATAATCATACACCAGAGCGACACCTTCGCCGTAAAGATTACCGGATTGGAGAAGCTGCTGAGCAGAGTCAAGGTGGCCGTGAAGGACAATACGCTCTATGTGAGCGAAGATGAGTACAGGGGACTGGAAGACGTGAAGCTCATTTTCACGAACGATGGAGTCGGTACGAAGATAGATGTATATATGCCTTCGATTTCCGGACTGAAGCAGTATGGCAATTCGGACATTGAAATGAGCAATATGCAGAGCGACAGTCTGATGATGAGCATTATGGGCAACGCCGATATAGACGTGGAGAACCTGAAAGCGAAGTATCTGGGCTTCGCTATCACAGGCAACGCTTCGAGCGACTTTGAGGGGCTGACCGTGGAGAAAGGTGTTTTCGACATTACGGGCAATGCCGACCTTGATGCAAACTTCAAGGATGCAGGCGAGGTGGAAGTGAGCCTGAAGGGCAATTCCAGCGTGGAACTCACGGGCACGACACGCCTTGCCCCACGCACATCGAACAATGGGAACTCTTCTATCGAGGATAATACGGTAAGAACGAAGTAA
- a CDS encoding M13 family metallopeptidase yields the protein MKKRTLLAAMLLASLSVGAQTLSSGIDKANMDTSIDPGKDFYRYAAGGWMKTHPLDAEHTENGAFTDLHEQNQLRIQNLILEYANNPQEKGTLGQKLGSLYNMMMDSVRLNKEGWAPIKPTLDKIAAIRNVREYQIVTSQLDRMGESTMMFGIGVGADMRNADMNIVSVGQGGLGLGTRDYYLNNDEQTVKIREAYKNFMKQLFSMVGNDQATAEKKMQAVMAIETRIAKASYDQVKLRDINANYHKMSYNQLVSEFPGIDWGNVFLQNGFPMFKEVDLGQPEPIHEVEKILAETSLDDLKAYAEVKVISGATGQLSDDFRAAAFKLSSVMNGVQQDRPRWKRAVGTVSGVFGEAVGKLYVEKYFPESSKQRMVQLVKNLQEALGQSITENAWMSAETKAQALDKLNNFIVKIGYPDKWKDYSGLQIDEKLSLYENMQRVSEFMTMDYIGRKVNKPVDKTEWGMTPQTINAYYNPTTNEICFPAAILQPPFFDPNADDAVNYGGIGAVIGHEMSHGFDDQGSQFDKTGNQRDWWTAADKKNYELRTKVLENYFGKLEILPGKFVNGKLTLGENIGDNGGLNIAFRALQNSMKKNPLKVMDGFTPEQRFFLSWARVWACNVRPEYLEYVMTVDPHSPSEARVNAALPHIDSWYDAFKIKKGAKLFIPKKQRAQIW from the coding sequence ATGAAAAAGAGAACACTATTGGCAGCAATGCTGCTTGCTTCACTTTCTGTTGGAGCACAAACCCTCTCTTCCGGTATCGACAAGGCGAATATGGACACCAGCATTGATCCGGGAAAGGATTTCTACCGCTATGCGGCAGGTGGATGGATGAAAACGCATCCTCTTGATGCAGAACACACGGAGAACGGTGCATTCACCGACCTGCACGAACAGAATCAGCTCCGTATTCAGAACCTGATTCTCGAATACGCAAATAATCCACAGGAAAAGGGAACGCTCGGCCAGAAGCTCGGCAGTCTCTACAATATGATGATGGACAGCGTCCGTCTGAACAAGGAGGGATGGGCACCCATCAAGCCTACGCTCGACAAGATTGCAGCCATCAGAAACGTTCGCGAATACCAGATCGTAACCTCGCAGCTCGACCGTATGGGCGAAAGCACGATGATGTTCGGCATCGGCGTCGGAGCAGATATGCGCAATGCCGATATGAACATTGTTTCTGTCGGACAGGGCGGTCTCGGCCTTGGCACGCGCGACTACTATCTGAATAACGACGAGCAGACCGTGAAGATTCGCGAGGCCTACAAAAACTTTATGAAGCAGCTCTTCTCAATGGTGGGCAACGATCAGGCAACGGCTGAAAAGAAGATGCAGGCAGTGATGGCAATCGAAACACGTATTGCAAAGGCAAGCTACGATCAGGTGAAGCTGAGAGACATCAATGCCAACTATCACAAAATGAGCTACAATCAGCTCGTTAGCGAGTTCCCGGGCATCGACTGGGGCAACGTGTTCCTTCAGAACGGATTCCCAATGTTCAAGGAAGTGGACCTCGGACAGCCTGAGCCTATCCACGAAGTAGAGAAGATTCTCGCAGAAACATCTCTCGACGACCTGAAAGCCTATGCAGAAGTGAAGGTAATCTCTGGTGCAACAGGTCAGCTGAGCGACGATTTCCGTGCCGCAGCCTTCAAGTTGAGCAGCGTGATGAACGGTGTTCAGCAGGACCGTCCACGATGGAAGCGCGCCGTTGGCACGGTAAGTGGCGTGTTCGGCGAAGCAGTCGGCAAGCTCTACGTAGAGAAGTATTTCCCAGAGAGCAGCAAGCAGCGTATGGTTCAGTTGGTAAAGAACCTTCAGGAAGCACTCGGACAGAGCATTACCGAAAACGCTTGGATGAGCGCGGAGACCAAGGCGCAGGCACTCGACAAGCTCAACAACTTCATCGTGAAGATTGGCTATCCCGACAAGTGGAAGGATTACAGCGGACTTCAGATTGACGAGAAGCTCTCATTGTACGAGAATATGCAGCGCGTGAGCGAGTTTATGACAATGGACTATATCGGCCGAAAGGTAAACAAGCCCGTAGACAAGACAGAATGGGGTATGACTCCTCAGACTATCAATGCTTACTATAATCCTACAACGAACGAAATCTGCTTCCCTGCCGCCATCCTTCAGCCTCCATTCTTCGATCCGAATGCCGATGATGCCGTGAACTACGGTGGTATCGGTGCGGTAATCGGACACGAGATGAGCCACGGATTCGACGATCAGGGTTCACAGTTCGACAAGACTGGTAATCAGCGCGACTGGTGGACGGCTGCCGACAAGAAGAACTATGAACTTCGCACGAAGGTATTGGAAAACTACTTCGGCAAGCTGGAGATTCTCCCGGGCAAGTTCGTGAACGGAAAGCTCACATTGGGCGAGAACATCGGCGACAACGGCGGTCTGAACATCGCATTCCGTGCTTTGCAGAACAGTATGAAGAAGAACCCGCTGAAGGTTATGGACGGTTTCACACCCGAACAGCGTTTCTTCCTTTCTTGGGCTCGTGTATGGGCGTGCAATGTCCGTCCGGAGTATCTTGAGTATGTTATGACCGTAGACCCTCACTCTCCAAGCGAGGCTCGTGTGAATGCAGCTCTTCCTCATATCGACTCTTGGTACGATGCGTTCAAGATAAAGAAGGGTGCAAAGCTCTTTATTCCTAAGAAGCAGCGCGCGCAGATTTGGTAG
- the era gene encoding GTPase Era encodes MHKAGFVNIVGNPNVGKSTLMNQLVGEKISIATFKAQTTRHRIMGIVNTDDMQIVFSDTPGVLKPNYKMQEMMLHFSESALADADILLYVTDVIENPEKNADFLEKVAKMSIPVILLINKIDESDQNALVQLVEKWHELLPKAEILPISAKNKFGTEVLMKRIQELLPESPAYFDKDQLTDKPAKFFVTEIIREKILRYYDKEVPYSVEVVVERFKEDDRQIHIGVVIYVERSSQKGIIIGHQGQALKKVSTEARKSLETFFGKKIFLETFVKVDKDWRNSQKELSNFGYNPE; translated from the coding sequence ATGCATAAAGCCGGATTTGTAAACATCGTTGGTAATCCAAATGTTGGAAAGAGTACGCTGATGAATCAACTCGTTGGCGAGAAAATCAGTATTGCTACGTTTAAGGCACAGACCACTCGTCATCGTATTATGGGTATCGTGAATACTGATGATATGCAGATAGTGTTCTCCGACACTCCCGGCGTGCTGAAGCCGAACTATAAGATGCAGGAAATGATGCTTCATTTTTCCGAGTCTGCCTTGGCTGACGCCGATATTCTGCTCTACGTAACGGATGTTATTGAGAATCCGGAGAAAAACGCTGATTTTCTGGAAAAGGTGGCAAAGATGTCGATTCCGGTTATTCTGCTGATCAACAAAATCGACGAAAGCGACCAGAACGCACTCGTGCAGTTGGTGGAGAAGTGGCACGAACTGCTGCCGAAGGCCGAAATTCTCCCGATTTCAGCCAAGAACAAGTTCGGAACCGAAGTACTGATGAAACGCATTCAGGAACTTCTGCCCGAAAGTCCGGCTTATTTCGACAAAGACCAACTGACGGACAAGCCGGCAAAGTTCTTCGTTACCGAGATAATCCGCGAAAAGATTCTCCGGTATTACGACAAGGAAGTGCCTTATTCGGTGGAAGTGGTGGTGGAACGTTTCAAGGAGGATGACAGGCAGATACATATCGGTGTTGTAATCTATGTGGAACGGAGCAGTCAGAAAGGCATCATCATCGGCCATCAGGGGCAGGCTCTGAAGAAAGTTTCCACGGAAGCGCGAAAGAGTCTGGAGACATTCTTCGGCAAAAAGATATTCCTTGAAACCTTTGTAAAAGTTGATAAAGATTGGAGAAACTCACAGAAAGAACTTAGCAACTTCGGTTATAATCCAGAGTAA
- a CDS encoding beta-ketoacyl-ACP synthase III, with protein sequence MEKINAIITGIGGYVPDYILNNEELSRMVDTSDEWIMERVGIKERRILTEEGLGTSYMARKAAKQLIQKTGVDPDTIDALIVTTTTPDYKFPSTASIVIGKLGLKNAFGFDFEAACCGFLYSVDVAATMIQSGRYKKIIVIGADKMSSLVDYTDRQTCVLFGDGAGAVLIEATTEENVGVQNSFLRTDGVGLPFLHMKAGGSVCPASHFTVDRGLHYLYQEGRTVFRYAVTSMANDVAEIMKMNNLTHDDVNWVVPHEANLRIIEAVAKRAELQLEKVLINIEHYGNTSAATIPLAMWDYEANLKKGDNVIFTAFGAGFVHGASFCKWAYDGASAVAKK encoded by the coding sequence ATGGAGAAGATAAACGCAATCATTACCGGTATAGGCGGATACGTGCCCGACTATATCCTCAACAACGAGGAGTTGTCGCGTATGGTTGATACCAGTGATGAGTGGATTATGGAGCGTGTGGGTATCAAGGAACGCCGTATTCTTACGGAAGAAGGCCTCGGTACCAGCTATATGGCTCGCAAGGCGGCAAAGCAGTTGATACAGAAGACTGGCGTTGACCCTGATACGATCGATGCGCTTATCGTCACTACAACTACTCCAGATTATAAATTTCCTTCAACTGCTTCTATCGTTATCGGTAAACTGGGGTTGAAGAATGCGTTTGGTTTCGACTTTGAGGCAGCCTGCTGTGGATTTCTCTATTCCGTAGACGTTGCTGCCACAATGATTCAGAGTGGACGCTACAAGAAGATTATCGTCATCGGAGCAGACAAGATGTCGTCGCTCGTAGACTATACAGACCGTCAGACCTGCGTTCTCTTCGGAGACGGTGCCGGTGCTGTGCTGATAGAGGCTACTACGGAAGAGAATGTGGGCGTTCAGAACTCGTTCCTCCGTACCGACGGTGTCGGACTGCCGTTCCTTCACATGAAGGCGGGTGGATCTGTTTGTCCCGCATCCCACTTTACCGTAGACCGTGGTCTGCATTATCTCTATCAGGAAGGTCGCACGGTATTCCGCTATGCGGTAACGAGTATGGCGAACGACGTAGCTGAGATTATGAAGATGAACAACCTTACGCACGACGACGTGAACTGGGTTGTGCCTCACGAGGCAAATCTTCGCATCATTGAGGCTGTGGCAAAGCGTGCTGAGTTGCAACTCGAGAAGGTGCTTATCAACATCGAGCATTACGGCAACACAAGTGCCGCCACGATTCCTCTCGCTATGTGGGACTACGAAGCCAACCTGAAGAAGGGCGACAACGTAATCTTCACGGCATTTGGAGCAGGTTTCGTTCACGGTGCTTCATTCTGTAAATGGGCATACGACGGAGCTTCTGCGGTGGCAAAGAAATAA
- the der gene encoding ribosome biogenesis GTPase Der yields MANLVAIVGRPNVGKSTLFNRLTQSRRAIVSDTAGTTRDRQYGKCQWNGREFSVVDTGGWVVNSDDIFEDAIRRQVLVATEEADFVLFLVDNDTGITDWDEDVAQILRRSKLPVILVANKVDNSGEYYQAAEFYRLGLGDPVCISAQTGGGTGDLLDLLLERMQDLPEEELEEEIPRFAVVGRPNAGKSSLINAFIGEDRNIVTEIAGTTRDSIYTRYTKFGFDFYLVDTAGIRRKNKVTEDLEFYSVMRSIRSIENSDVCILMIDATRGIEAQDMNIFQLIQRNNKSLVVVVNKWDLVEDKDQKVIKTFEEAIRKRMAPFVDFPIIFASALTKQRIFKVLEIAKQVYTNRKMHIGTTKLNEVMLPIIEATPPPSVKGKYIKIKYCSQLPNTQIPSFVFYANLPQYIREQYRRFLENQIRAHWDLNGCPINVFIRQK; encoded by the coding sequence ATGGCAAATTTAGTAGCTATTGTAGGACGCCCGAATGTGGGTAAATCTACGCTTTTTAATCGTCTGACCCAAAGCCGTCGCGCTATTGTGAGCGACACGGCAGGTACGACACGCGACCGACAGTATGGCAAGTGCCAGTGGAATGGCCGCGAATTTTCAGTAGTCGATACCGGAGGATGGGTTGTTAATTCCGATGATATTTTCGAGGACGCCATCCGCCGTCAGGTATTGGTGGCAACGGAAGAAGCCGACTTCGTGCTTTTCCTTGTCGATAATGATACCGGCATCACGGATTGGGATGAAGACGTGGCGCAGATTCTGCGTCGTTCAAAGCTCCCCGTAATCCTTGTGGCAAACAAGGTAGATAATAGTGGCGAGTATTATCAGGCAGCCGAATTTTATCGTCTCGGTTTGGGCGACCCAGTATGTATCAGTGCGCAGACAGGTGGTGGAACAGGCGACCTGCTCGACCTGCTTCTCGAGCGTATGCAAGACCTTCCCGAGGAAGAACTGGAGGAAGAAATCCCGCGTTTTGCCGTTGTGGGCCGTCCTAATGCCGGTAAGTCGAGTCTCATCAACGCCTTTATCGGCGAGGACCGAAACATCGTTACCGAGATAGCAGGCACAACGCGCGATAGTATCTACACACGTTATACGAAGTTCGGTTTCGACTTCTATCTTGTCGATACGGCAGGTATCCGCCGCAAGAACAAGGTAACGGAAGACCTTGAGTTCTATTCCGTGATGCGTTCCATCCGCAGCATCGAGAACTCCGACGTATGTATCCTGATGATTGACGCCACACGTGGTATCGAGGCACAGGATATGAACATCTTCCAGTTGATTCAGCGCAACAACAAGAGCCTCGTTGTGGTGGTAAACAAGTGGGATTTGGTTGAAGACAAAGACCAGAAGGTTATCAAGACCTTCGAAGAAGCCATCCGTAAGCGTATGGCACCGTTTGTAGACTTCCCCATTATTTTCGCTTCAGCACTCACAAAGCAGCGCATCTTCAAGGTACTTGAGATAGCCAAACAGGTATATACGAACCGTAAGATGCACATCGGCACTACCAAGCTGAACGAAGTGATGCTCCCTATTATCGAAGCAACGCCCCCTCCATCTGTAAAGGGTAAGTACATAAAGATTAAGTATTGCTCGCAGTTGCCCAACACCCAGATTCCGTCTTTCGTGTTTTATGCCAACCTGCCGCAATACATCCGTGAGCAGTATCGCCGTTTCCTCGAGAATCAGATTCGTGCACACTGGGATTTGAATGGTTGTCCCATCAATGTTTTCATCCGTCAGAAGTAA
- a CDS encoding DUF5074 domain-containing protein translates to MKKILFFSAFALCVGMASCSDDDDLAPSAGIATSNGGTEVMQFDTLTLAADVKNVATEEANNYVWKVNGTEVGRGKTYKFVQAKTGTYELELTVTDDAAATPLTTKQKLTVTGRFGEGAFLLNEGNFGNETGTLTYIDGKKGVVIDSAYYRVNGTLLGNVCQNLFIANDKMYIISQNGAKNGGEGLLTIANAKTLEKISVLSPKELDGKMPTHVAVIGNNIYVRANNGIHLIDKNNAVSLIEGTEQAKNSPMAVIGNKLYAQTNGNQILVIEGKAVASTIEVAGAVSGIVKAQDGNLWVSTLNPNTIAKINASDNKLMDSHALKQNITAGWGAIAGFSAKGTNIYFCDASDYANSTKIFKHDFAANTTTEIGEVAKIITDSKMFYNSLAIDPETEEIYFASLKGWGPDYKVNNTTIFTLNGNSIAKKYNFEGVNSFPAGIYFVANFK, encoded by the coding sequence ATGAAAAAGATTCTATTTTTCAGCGCATTCGCGCTTTGTGTCGGTATGGCTTCTTGCTCCGACGACGACGATTTGGCACCATCAGCAGGCATTGCAACCAGCAATGGCGGCACAGAAGTAATGCAGTTCGACACACTCACACTTGCTGCCGACGTGAAAAACGTGGCTACCGAAGAAGCCAACAACTATGTTTGGAAAGTGAACGGAACAGAGGTTGGACGTGGAAAAACCTATAAATTTGTGCAGGCAAAAACCGGTACATACGAATTGGAACTGACCGTTACGGATGATGCCGCCGCTACTCCACTCACAACAAAGCAGAAACTCACGGTTACGGGCCGTTTCGGAGAGGGTGCTTTCCTGTTGAATGAAGGCAACTTCGGCAATGAAACCGGTACACTGACCTATATTGACGGAAAGAAAGGAGTAGTGATAGACAGTGCCTATTACAGAGTAAACGGAACTTTGCTCGGAAATGTTTGCCAGAATCTCTTCATTGCCAACGACAAGATGTATATCATCTCGCAGAACGGCGCAAAGAATGGTGGCGAAGGACTGCTTACCATTGCCAATGCAAAGACGCTGGAGAAAATCAGCGTGCTGTCTCCTAAGGAACTGGATGGCAAAATGCCTACACACGTTGCAGTTATCGGCAATAATATCTATGTTCGTGCCAATAACGGAATCCACCTCATTGACAAAAACAATGCTGTCAGCCTCATCGAAGGTACTGAACAGGCGAAAAACTCACCAATGGCTGTTATCGGAAACAAACTGTATGCACAGACAAATGGCAATCAGATTCTCGTAATCGAGGGCAAAGCCGTAGCTTCAACCATCGAAGTTGCAGGTGCAGTCTCAGGAATCGTAAAGGCTCAGGACGGCAACCTTTGGGTTTCAACATTGAACCCCAACACTATCGCAAAGATTAATGCAAGCGACAATAAGCTGATGGATTCCCACGCACTCAAGCAGAACATCACTGCTGGTTGGGGTGCTATTGCAGGCTTCTCCGCAAAGGGTACAAACATCTACTTCTGCGATGCTAGCGACTACGCTAATTCTACAAAAATCTTCAAGCACGACTTTGCTGCAAACACTACAACGGAAATTGGCGAAGTGGCTAAGATCATCACGGATTCAAAGATGTTCTACAACAGTCTGGCCATTGATCCGGAAACGGAAGAGATTTATTTCGCATCCCTGAAAGGTTGGGGACCAGACTATAAGGTAAACAACACTACCATCTTCACATTGAACGGAAATTCAATAGCGAAGAAATACAACTTCGAGGGTGTGAACTCGTTCCCGGCAGGTATCTATTTCGTTGCAAATTTCAAGTAG
- a CDS encoding four helix bundle protein, producing MTYSFENIIAWQKAHAFVLLVYKVTRYFPDFERYGLSSQFQRAAVSISANIAEGYKKLSKADKLRFFNISQGSLEECRNYILLSRDLEYLYDGETELLQESVEETSRFLNSYCNGIINNHAMK from the coding sequence ATGACATATAGCTTTGAGAATATTATCGCGTGGCAGAAGGCGCATGCTTTTGTCCTCCTTGTCTATAAAGTTACAAGATATTTCCCAGACTTTGAGCGTTATGGCTTGTCCTCTCAATTTCAGAGGGCAGCCGTGTCCATATCTGCAAATATTGCTGAAGGCTACAAGAAGCTGAGCAAGGCTGATAAACTCCGGTTCTTCAACATCTCTCAAGGGAGTTTGGAGGAATGTAGAAATTACATACTCCTTTCCCGCGATTTGGAATATTTATATGATGGCGAGACAGAACTTTTACAGGAATCCGTAGAGGAGACAAGTAGGTTCTTGAACTCCTATTGTAATGGTATAATAAATAATCATGCGATGAAGTAA